The DNA sequence CAGCGCGCGGAACAGGTCGGCGCGCGCATCGGCGTCGACCAGCGTGCTCCAGTGCGCGACCTCTTCGCGGCTGTGCAGCCCGATCAGCCGCGCGAGTTGCGCCTTGAACGCGTCGCGGTCGTCGAACAGATGCGCATAGTCGTCGAGCAGGAACGCGATGCGCTCGTCGTGCGCGGCCTCGACCTGCACCCACGGCCCCGCACGGAACGCATCGAGCAAGGCGAGCGGCAGTTGCACCAGCCCGATCTTGCGGCTTTCGGACTCGACGAACACCGGCCACGCGGGGTCGAAACGTTCGAGCGTCCCGACCAGCCCCGAGTCGAACGCCTTCTGCGTCGGCTGCGGCACGCCCGGCAGCGCGCCGAGCAGCGAGCCGCGATGACGGGCGAGCGCCTCGAGATCGAGCGTCTGCGCCCCTTCTGCGCGCAGCGCGTTCAGCAGCCGCGTCTTGCCGCAACCCGTATGACCGACGAGCGTGATATAGCGAAACTGCGCGGGCAGCGTATCGAGCGTCGCGCACACCGAGCGCCGGTATGCCTTGTAGCCGCCGTCGAGCTGGCGCGCCTGCCAGCCGATCAGGTTGAACCAGGCCGTCATCGAACCCGAGCGCTTGCCGCCGCGCCAGCAATAGATCAGCGGCCGCCAGTTGCGCGGACGGTCGGCGAAGGTGGTATCGAGATGCCGCGCGATGTTGCGCGCGACCATCGCCGCGCCGACCCGCGTCGCTTCGTACGGCGACACCTGACGGTACATCGTGCCGACGATCACGCGCTCCTCGTTACTGAGTACGGGCGCGTTCAGCGCGCCGGG is a window from the Burkholderia vietnamiensis LMG 10929 genome containing:
- the mnmH gene encoding tRNA 2-selenouridine(34) synthase MnmH, whose translation is MKNLIVTLDRAGEFDEIIDVRTPLEFAEDHIPGALNAPVLSNEERVIVGTMYRQVSPYEATRVGAAMVARNIARHLDTTFADRPRNWRPLIYCWRGGKRSGSMTAWFNLIGWQARQLDGGYKAYRRSVCATLDTLPAQFRYITLVGHTGCGKTRLLNALRAEGAQTLDLEALARHRGSLLGALPGVPQPTQKAFDSGLVGTLERFDPAWPVFVESESRKIGLVQLPLALLDAFRAGPWVQVEAAHDERIAFLLDDYAHLFDDRDAFKAQLARLIGLHSREEVAHWSTLVDADARADLFRALIDRHYDPAYARTYRSSYDRPNRVLTFTFRPNAADARDQARALLDALAQAGLPASPAGDAAARADTNTDTHNNATTPTR